In Candidatus Vicinibacter proximus, the following are encoded in one genomic region:
- a CDS encoding caspase family protein produces the protein MTLPAYHTKIRFCVFIILAISTIVIQAQTKKALIVAVGTYPTSSNITSLHSLNDIPLIQSALKKLGFEEKDILILADSQATKENILNGLESQLLKNAKEGDIAYFHFSGHGQQVQDFNGDESDGYDEALVPYDALMEYEPGKYQGEKHITDDELNNLYKKIVNKLGAKGHFLITVDACHSGTSTRGFGLARGTDIPMAPADYRAQSENKPKDFGPSDALQIKENALETLVAFFASMASQKNYEILAEDGKYYGSLSYAFSKAINKLPKDASYLQLFDRIRLTIGNSISNQIPEASGILTQTVLGGKFQSTPEYYLAREWVSDSLLEIEGGFLNGLNTGTVIGFFPPDTKNGSNVKPLTKGTIIEAGSHTSVVELKEDFDKNILDHSWGIVLEENFGNVLIHLKKQGNLSIEINEIFQNLIKIPFIKNTESDADLLFEESGMQIKLTNKFGLEIDSWKNSSNKQNLFESIKKSITKYAQAQYLRKLNQQNRKIDLRLDFILVSRKGIKIPENYPSDSLKNEQGEIILKNGDTIRLKVSNYGKEEAFLPLLIFNRTIK, from the coding sequence ATGACCTTACCTGCTTACCATACAAAAATTAGATTTTGTGTTTTTATTATATTGGCCATTTCCACAATTGTAATCCAAGCCCAAACAAAGAAAGCCCTAATCGTCGCCGTAGGCACCTACCCTACTTCTTCAAACATAACTTCTCTCCATTCATTAAATGATATACCATTAATTCAAAGTGCTTTAAAAAAACTTGGCTTTGAAGAAAAAGACATACTCATCCTAGCGGATTCACAAGCTACTAAAGAAAATATTTTAAATGGGCTGGAATCTCAATTACTAAAAAATGCAAAAGAAGGAGACATTGCCTATTTTCATTTTTCCGGGCACGGACAGCAAGTTCAGGATTTCAACGGGGATGAATCAGATGGTTACGATGAGGCCCTCGTCCCCTATGATGCACTGATGGAATATGAACCCGGAAAATATCAGGGAGAAAAACACATTACCGATGATGAATTAAATAATTTATATAAGAAAATTGTAAATAAACTTGGCGCAAAAGGACACTTTCTTATAACCGTGGATGCCTGCCATTCCGGTACTTCAACCAGAGGTTTTGGCTTGGCTAGAGGCACCGATATTCCAATGGCTCCAGCAGACTACCGGGCACAGTCTGAAAATAAACCCAAAGATTTTGGACCGTCCGATGCTTTGCAAATCAAAGAAAATGCGCTTGAAACTTTAGTTGCTTTCTTTGCCTCCATGGCCAGCCAAAAGAATTATGAAATCCTGGCGGAAGATGGGAAGTATTATGGATCACTCAGTTATGCGTTCAGCAAAGCAATCAATAAACTTCCAAAAGATGCAAGTTATTTACAACTGTTTGATCGCATCAGATTAACCATTGGAAACTCAATCAGCAATCAGATTCCTGAAGCTTCCGGAATTCTCACCCAAACAGTACTAGGCGGAAAATTCCAAAGCACTCCTGAATACTATTTAGCAAGAGAATGGGTCAGTGACAGCCTATTGGAAATTGAAGGCGGATTTCTGAATGGCTTGAATACTGGGACAGTAATAGGATTCTTTCCTCCGGATACTAAAAATGGCAGTAACGTAAAACCTTTAACAAAGGGCACCATAATTGAAGCGGGTTCACACACCAGCGTGGTGGAGCTAAAAGAAGATTTTGACAAAAATATATTGGATCATTCATGGGGAATAGTATTGGAAGAGAATTTTGGCAATGTGTTAATCCATTTAAAAAAACAAGGAAACTTGAGCATTGAAATAAATGAAATATTTCAGAATTTAATTAAAATTCCCTTTATAAAAAATACTGAAAGTGATGCAGACCTCCTCTTTGAAGAAAGTGGAATGCAGATTAAATTGACCAACAAATTTGGGCTAGAAATTGATTCCTGGAAAAACTCTTCAAACAAACAAAACTTGTTCGAATCCATAAAAAAAAGCATCACGAAATATGCACAAGCTCAATACCTACGAAAATTAAATCAACAAAATAGAAAGATAGACCTAAGACTGGATTTTATTTTAGTAAGCCGCAAAGGAATTAAAATTCCTGAAAATTATCCATCTGACAGCTTAAAAAATGAACAGGGAGAAATCATTTTAAAAAATGGAGACACCATCAGATTAAAGGTCAGCAATTATGGTAAGGAAGAAGCCTTTTTACCATTATTGATATTCAACCGGACAATAAAATGA
- a CDS encoding protein kinase: protein MKIFKNKVFGNYTTLDYLGKGSFTSVYTAVHNFTKEKVALKIAHTNDKTIIAEFNKIVKSGLKGLLKIDHKDIIGIREYFVVSEGNTEYFILVLDLVKGDSLDRTNVVDTCSLQEKLVMFGKICDAIIYAHEFEYEDQNEYHSYRIKGIFHGDIKPNNIMISQEMDPKIIDFSFLNLKKAAGESENFISEKEVNTGEFGTKGYMPPEQENFGIINEKTDIYALGVVLKQLIYGFKFEKEAEKKPIFLKLDKIIEKATQTKPELRHESVRALKFEIDKLLKINFV, encoded by the coding sequence ATGAAAATCTTTAAAAATAAAGTATTCGGAAATTACACTACGCTGGACTATCTTGGCAAAGGTAGTTTTACATCCGTCTACACCGCCGTACATAATTTTACAAAGGAGAAAGTTGCACTCAAAATAGCCCATACCAATGATAAAACCATCATTGCTGAATTCAATAAAATTGTAAAAAGTGGCCTGAAAGGGCTTTTAAAAATTGACCACAAGGACATCATTGGGATCCGGGAATACTTTGTTGTATCGGAGGGTAACACTGAGTATTTTATCTTAGTGCTGGATCTGGTCAAAGGAGACTCCCTTGACAGAACCAATGTAGTAGATACTTGCAGCTTACAGGAAAAACTTGTAATGTTTGGAAAAATTTGTGATGCTATAATTTACGCTCATGAATTCGAGTATGAGGATCAAAATGAATATCATTCGTACAGGATCAAAGGAATATTCCATGGGGACATAAAGCCTAATAATATTATGATCTCTCAGGAGATGGATCCGAAAATTATAGACTTTTCTTTCCTAAACTTGAAAAAAGCCGCGGGTGAATCAGAAAACTTTATAAGTGAAAAAGAAGTCAACACCGGAGAATTTGGAACTAAAGGATATATGCCTCCGGAACAGGAAAATTTTGGAATTATAAATGAGAAAACGGATATCTATGCTTTGGGGGTAGTTCTAAAGCAACTCATATATGGTTTTAAATTTGAAAAAGAAGCGGAGAAAAAACCCATTTTTCTAAAACTTGACAAGATTATTGAAAAAGCAACCCAAACAAAACCTGAGTTGCGACATGAATCTGTAAGAGCCCTTAAATTCGAAATTGACAAACTTTTAAAAATAAACTTCGTATAA
- a CDS encoding caspase family protein, with protein MKSTTETYNSTTYHNNSEENQRGVKARDTTNFSVDLNKNKYYALLIGNNDYKHWKKLKYPVTDVDNMKNTLLEHYTFEPENIKVITNGTYETIYKGFESFTDHGPNTYLLIYYAGHGKYDNITDKTSLIPVDAEENSDSKNITSDIIKDLLKKCRIHNILFISDACYLGAMASRGLDKDSVERHDINTFKSFASKQSRKFISSGAQETVPDKSYFNEYLIKYLKKNSHDITFEYTLYNDIIEPIRRNSATTPVFGVFFDTRDEGGHFFFVKRKKMEDPRNQ; from the coding sequence TTGAAAAGCACTACAGAAACTTACAATTCTACGACCTATCACAATAATTCAGAGGAGAATCAAAGAGGTGTGAAGGCTCGTGACACCACAAACTTTTCAGTTGATTTAAATAAGAACAAATATTACGCGCTACTTATTGGAAATAATGATTACAAACATTGGAAAAAATTAAAATACCCCGTCACTGATGTTGACAACATGAAAAACACCCTGTTGGAACATTATACTTTCGAACCCGAAAACATAAAGGTTATTACAAATGGAACATACGAGACCATCTACAAGGGGTTTGAATCATTTACAGACCATGGTCCCAATACCTATTTACTTATTTATTATGCAGGCCATGGGAAATACGATAACATTACGGATAAAACTTCACTAATACCTGTGGATGCAGAAGAGAACTCTGATTCAAAAAACATCACAAGTGACATCATTAAGGACCTTTTAAAAAAGTGTAGAATTCACAACATCCTCTTTATTTCGGATGCATGTTACTTGGGAGCGATGGCTTCAAGGGGACTTGACAAGGACAGTGTGGAAAGACATGACATTAATACTTTTAAATCTTTTGCATCTAAACAATCCAGAAAATTCATTTCAAGTGGTGCTCAGGAAACCGTTCCAGACAAATCATACTTTAATGAATATCTGATCAAGTATTTAAAAAAAAATTCACACGACATTACTTTTGAATATACATTGTACAATGACATCATAGAACCGATTCGGAGAAACTCAGCAACCACACCTGTTTTTGGCGTGTTTTTTGACACCCGTGATGAAGGTGGTCATTTCTTCTTTGTCAAAAGAAAAAAAATGGAAGATCCCAGAAATCAATAA